In one Solanum dulcamara chromosome 1, daSolDulc1.2, whole genome shotgun sequence genomic region, the following are encoded:
- the LOC129893804 gene encoding uncharacterized protein LOC129893804, giving the protein MIVVFVINIADEAGIEGMGSHSYAHKKLDLDLKNRLTSPAKPSIEEPHVLELEELPCQLRYVFLCENNTFPVIVVADLNEEQVRALVELAEGSIPSIEHQQRLNPPMQEGGMTVVANDKNELVLLQPVIGWQWLDKDVNFYFDEECMKVFEYLKEKLILALVVVAPDYSKVLNGKERLKRRLIIWVLLLYEFDFEDKDIQGCKNQVADHLSRLDAEKRGWDELAIDDSFPDEQVLVVTLDLISWYADFANYLVSDIMPEDLTFQKRKKFLL; this is encoded by the exons ATGATTGTGGTGTTCGTGATCAATATAGCTGATGAAGCAGGCATTGAG GGCATGGGATCACACTCTTATGCTCATAAAAAGCTAGATCTTGATCTAAAGAATAGACTAACTTCTCCGGCCAAACCATCCATTGAGGAGCCGCATGTACTTGAACTGGAAGAGTTGCCATGTCAACTGAGATATGTATTCTTATGTGAGAATAACACTTTTCCAGTCATTGTTGTTGCAGATCTGAATGAGGAGCAAGTTAGGGCACTTGTCGAG TTAGCGGAGGGTTCCATTCCTAGCATTGAGCACCAGCAGAGATTGAACCCACCTATGCAAGAG GGTGGTATGACAGTTGTAGCAAATGACAAGAATGAGTTAGTTCTGCTTCAGCCGGTTATAGGATGGCAA TGGTTGGATAAAGATGTGAACTTCTATTTTGATGAGGAGTGCATGAAAGTGTTTGAGTACTTGAAAGAGAAACTGATTTTAGCTCTAGTGGTTGTTGCTCCAGACTA CTCTAAGGTACTTAATGGCAAAGAAAGACTCAAGAGAAGGTTGATCATATGGGTTCTCTTGCTATATGAGTTTGACTTTGAAGACAAGGACATACAGGGTTGTAAAAATCAGGTAGCAGACCACTTGTCGAGGTTAGATGCTGAGAAAAGAGGTTGGGATGAGCTTGCGATTGATGATTCATTCCCAGATGAGCAGGTATTAGTTGTTACTCTTGACCTCATTTCTTGGTATGCTGACTTTGCCAACTATTTGGTTAGTGATATAATGCCCGAAGACCTGACCTTCCAAAAAAGGAAGAAGTTCTTACTGTAa